The genome window CACCCCATCAACTTTTGCTAGTATTTTATCTTTACTAAGCATAGCAGGATGAACTCTTAGTTCTATTTTTTCATCTTTTATTTTAGCAATACCCAAATGCTTTATGGTATACTCAAATTCCTTTGCGAAGTAAATATCCTCATCACTTACCCTGCTAATACCCTCAATCAAGATATCCTCAGGTTTTACTCTTAATCCATAGGCAATATTTGCTAAAATTAAAAGCTTATGTGCAGCATCAAAACCTTCTATATCAAAGGTTGGATCAGCTTCGGCATATCCTAAATCTTGAGCCTTTTTTAATACTTCTTGAAATTTAGCATTATCTTCGGTCATTTTACTTAAAATATAATTGCTTGTACCATTTAAAATGCCTTTAATAGAAACAATATTATTAGCACTCAGGCCCTCTTTTAAAATTTTAATAATTGGAATTCCACCTGCCACACTTGCTTCATAACCAAAAGCTGTATCTTGTGCTAATTTTTCAAGCTCATAACGATGGTAAGCAAGCAAAGCTTTATTGGCAGTTACTACTGATTTTTTTCTTTTTAAAATCTTTGAAATTAACTCAAAGGGTAAATCAATACCACCCATTAACTCCACAAACACATCAATATCTTCACGCTCTAAAACCTTATCAATATCATTAACCACAGGAATTAATGCATTTGGTTTTAGATTTCTTGCTAAAGCAATCACTGGAATAATTTCTTCATCGCATCTTGCTTTGATTAAATCTTGATTTTTTAATAAAGTTTCTACAACAGCACTTCCCACTGTGCCATAACCTAAAATTGCTATTTTCATTTTATTCTCTTAAATATTTTTTTATATTTCTTGCTGCTTGACGAATGCGATTTTCATTTTCTATTAAAGCTATTCTAACATACTCATTGCCCGCTTCACCAAAGCCAACTCCAGGGCTCACCGCTACATTTGCTTTTTGCAAAAGCTGTTTAGAAAATTCCATACTACCAAGATGAGCCTTACTTTGAGGGAGTTTTGCCCAAACAAACATACTTGCATTAGGTTTTTTTAGTTCCCACCCTGCTTGAAAAAACGAATCAAGTAAAACTTCTAATCTTCTTGCATAAGTTGCTTTAATCTCTTCAACACAAGTTTGATCTCCATCTAAAGCTATGGTGGCAGCAACTTGTATAGGAGTATACATACCATAATCAAACCAAGATTTAATCTTTTTCAAAGCCGCAATTAAACGTTTATTACCCACCACAAAACCTACGCGCCAACCTGCCATGTTGTAAGATTTTGAAAGTGTATAGGTCTCTACTGCCACATCTTTAGCACCTTCAACTTCAAAAATCGAAGGAGTTTTATAAGAACCAAAAGTCAAATCTGCATAAGCAATATCAGAAATAATATAAAATCTTTCTTTTTTTGCCATAGCAACCAATCTCTCATAAAAACTTTTTTCTACTGTAACTGTTGTAGGATTATGCGGAAAATTTACCACTACATATTTTGGACGCGGAATGCTTTCATGTAGTGTTTTTTGTAAATTTTCAAAAAAAATATTTTCATTTAATTCATAATTTTCATTAAAATCAAAATTCATAGTTGCTACATTACCACCTGCTATGATAAAAGCTTGAGTATGTATAGGATAAGCAGGTGTAGGTACAATAGCTACATCT of Campylobacter lari contains these proteins:
- a CDS encoding homoserine dehydrogenase; this encodes MKIAILGYGTVGSAVVETLLKNQDLIKARCDEEIIPVIALARNLKPNALIPVVNDIDKVLEREDIDVFVELMGGIDLPFELISKILKRKKSVVTANKALLAYHRYELEKLAQDTAFGYEASVAGGIPIIKILKEGLSANNIVSIKGILNGTSNYILSKMTEDNAKFQEVLKKAQDLGYAEADPTFDIEGFDAAHKLLILANIAYGLRVKPEDILIEGISRVSDEDIYFAKEFEYTIKHLGIAKIKDEKIELRVHPAMLSKDKILAKVDGVMNAISVDGDILGESLYYGPGAGGKATASAVIADLIDIARKEKNSAIFGYLNDTSYKLLNKDEIYTRYYLRLKVLDKIGVLSKITQLMSEHQISIDTFLQKPKKEKQDCSTLFFITHQTYEKNIQILIQKLKEQEFVKDDVFMMRIED
- a CDS encoding LL-diaminopimelate aminotransferase; translated protein: MFEEIHFNTIERLPNYVFAEVNAIKMAARRAGEDIIDFSMGNPDGKTPQHIIDKLCESANKDKTSGYSASSGIYKLRLAICNWYKRKYDVDLDPESEVVATMGSKEGFVNLARAIINPGDVAIVPTPAYPIHTQAFIIAGGNVATMNFDFNENYELNENIFFENLQKTLHESIPRPKYVVVNFPHNPTTVTVEKSFYERLVAMAKKERFYIISDIAYADLTFGSYKTPSIFEVEGAKDVAVETYTLSKSYNMAGWRVGFVVGNKRLIAALKKIKSWFDYGMYTPIQVAATIALDGDQTCVEEIKATYARRLEVLLDSFFQAGWELKKPNASMFVWAKLPQSKAHLGSMEFSKQLLQKANVAVSPGVGFGEAGNEYVRIALIENENRIRQAARNIKKYLRE